The following are encoded in a window of Collinsella aerofaciens genomic DNA:
- a CDS encoding HAD family hydrolase, producing the protein MIKAVLFDMDGVLVDTEWFYNRRRVAFMEEKGFHFDEIPDLSGSNEPAIWEALVPDDIELRERLRVEYKQVYSPDHPVPYTELLNEQTGPVMRELHERGVKCAIASSSYRELIDELVEIAGIADVLDYTISGHECSAFKPDPEIYLRAMEALGVEPAECLVIEDSPLGIEAGKRSGARVLALRPHEGVNLDQSAADVVIDNLTDILAAL; encoded by the coding sequence ATGATCAAGGCGGTGCTGTTTGATATGGACGGCGTGCTGGTCGATACCGAGTGGTTCTACAACCGTCGTCGCGTGGCGTTTATGGAAGAGAAGGGGTTCCACTTTGACGAGATTCCCGATCTTTCGGGGTCTAACGAGCCTGCCATTTGGGAGGCGCTGGTGCCCGACGATATTGAGCTGCGTGAGCGTCTGCGCGTGGAGTACAAGCAGGTCTACAGCCCGGACCATCCCGTTCCGTATACCGAGCTGCTCAACGAGCAGACGGGGCCGGTGATGCGTGAGCTGCACGAGCGCGGCGTGAAGTGCGCCATCGCGAGCTCGTCCTATCGCGAGCTCATTGACGAGCTGGTGGAAATTGCCGGTATCGCCGACGTGCTGGACTACACCATCAGCGGCCACGAGTGCAGTGCGTTTAAGCCCGACCCCGAGATCTACCTGCGTGCCATGGAGGCGCTGGGGGTGGAGCCTGCCGAGTGCCTGGTTATCGAGGACTCGCCTTTGGGCATCGAGGCCGGCAAGCGCTCCGGCGCCCGAGTCCTGGCGCTGCGTCCGCACGAGGGCGTCAACCTGGACCAGTCCGCCGCCGACGTCGTCATCGACAACCTGACCGACATTTTGGCCGCTCTGTAG